The Lepus europaeus isolate LE1 chromosome 21, mLepTim1.pri, whole genome shotgun sequence genome has a window encoding:
- the SMURF1 gene encoding E3 ubiquitin-protein ligase SMURF1 isoform X1 has translation MSNPGTRRNGSSIKIRLTVLCAKNLAKKDFFRLPDPFAKIVVDGSGQCHSTDTVKNTLDPKWNQHYDLYVGKSDSITISVWNHKKIHKKQGAGFLGCVRLLSNAVSRLKDTGYQRLDLCKLNPSDTDAVRGQIVVSLQTRDRIGTGGSVVDCRGLLENEGTVYEDSGPGRPLSCFMEEPAPYTDGTGASGGGGNCRFVESPSQDQRLQAQRLRNPEVRGSLQTPQNRPHGHQSPELPEGYEQRTTVQGQVYFLHTQTGVSTWHDPRVPRDLNSVNCDELGPLPPGWEVRSTVSGRIYFVDHNNRTTQFTDPRLHHIMNHQCRLKEPSQPPPLPSEGSVEDEELPAQRYERDLVQKLKVLRHELSLQQPQAGHCRIEVSREEIFEESYRQIMKMRPKDLKKRLMVKFRGEEGLDYGGVAREWLYLLCHEMLNPYYGLFQYSTDNSYMLQINPDSSINPDHLSYFHFVGRIMGLAVFHGHYINGGFTVPFYKQLLGKPIQLSDLESVDPELHKSLVWILENDITPVLDHTFCVEHNAFGRLLQHELKPNGRNVPVTEENKKEYVRLYVNWRFMRGIEAQFLALQKGFSELIPQHLLKPFDQKELELIIGGLDKIDLNDWKSNTRLKHCVADSNIVRWFWQAVETFDEERRARLLQFVTGSTRVPLQGFKALQGSTGAAGPRLFTIHLIDANTDNLPKAHTCFNRIDIPPYESYEKLYEKLLTAVEETCGFAVE, from the exons tgTTATGTGCCAAGAACCTTGCAAAGAAGGACTTCTTCC GGCTCCCGGACCCCTTCGCGAAGATCGTCGTGGACGGGTCTGGCCAGTGCCACTCAACCGACACCGTGAAAAACACGCTGGACCCAAAGTGGAACCAGCATTACGACCT GTACGTGGGGAAGTCGGACTCCATAACCATCAGCGTGTGGAACCACAAGAAGATTCACAAGAAGCAGGGCGCCGGCTTCCTGGGCTGCGTGCGCCTGCTCTCCAACGCCGTCAGCCGGCTCAAAGACACCGGAT ATCAGCGTTTGGATCTATGCAAACTAAACCCCTCGGATACTGACGCAGTTCGTGGCCAAATAGTGG TCAGCTTACAGACACGAGACAGGATAGGCACCGGCGGGTCCGTGGTAGACTGCAGGGGACTACTAGAAAATGAAGG AACCGTGTACGAAGACTCGGGGCCTGGGAGGCCGCTCAGCTGCTTCATGGAGGAGCCAGCCCCTTACACGGATGGCACTGGAGCCTCCGGCGGTGGCGGGAACTGCAGGTTCGTGGAATCCCCGAGTCAAGATCAGAGACTTCAGGCACAACGGCTGCGGAATCCTGAGGTCCGAGGATCGCTCCAAACGCCACAGAACCGACCCCACGGCCACCAGTCCCCGGAACTGCCCGAAGGCTACG AGCAAAGAACCACAGTCCAGGGCCAAGTGTACTTCCTGCACACACAGACCGGAGTCAGCACGTGGCACGACCCCCGGGTACCCAG AGACCTCAACAGCGTGAACTGTGATGAGCTCGGCCCGCTGCCCCCCGGCTGGGAAGTCAGGAGCACGGTGTCGGGCAGGATCTACTTCGTCGACCACAATAACCGCACCACGCAGTTCACGGACCCGAGGCTGCACCACATCATGAA TCACCAGTGCCGGCTGAAGGAGCCCAGCCAGCCCCCGCCCTTGCCCAGCGAAGGCTCGGTGGAGGACGAGGAGCTGCCTGCCCAGAGGTACGAGCGCGACCTCGTCCAGAAGCTCAAAGTCCTCAGGCACGAGCTGTCGCTGCAGCAGCCGCAGGCCGGCCACTGCCGCATCGAAGTTTCCCGAGAAGAAATATTTGAG GAGTCTTACCGCCAGATAATGAAGATGCGCCCGAAGGACTTGAAGAAGCGGCTGATGGTGAAGTTCCGCGGGGAGGAGGGCCTGGACTACGGCGGCGTGGCGAG ggagtggctttacttgctgtgccatgaGATGCTGAACCCCTACTACGGGCTCTTCCAGTACTCCACGGACAACAGCTACATGCTGCAGATCAACCCCGACTCCTCCATCAACCCC GACCACCTGTCTTACTTCCACTTCGTGGGCCGGATCATGGGCCTGGCCGTGTTCCACGGGCACTACATCAACGGCGGCTTCACGGTGCCCTTCTACAAGCAGCTGCTGGGGAAGCCCATCCAGCTGTCGGACCTGGAGTCGGTGGACCCGGAGCTGCACAAGAGCCTGGTGTGGATCCT GGAGAACGACATCACGCCGGTGCTGGACCACACGTTCTGCGTGGAGCACAACGCTTTCGGGCGGCTCCTTCAGCATGAACTCAAGCCCAATGGCAGGAACGTGCCCGTCACGGAGGAGAACAAGAAAGAATACGTCCG GCTGTACGTGAACTGGAGGTTCATGCGCGGGATCGAGGCCCAGTTCCTGGCCCTGCAGAAGGGCTTCAGCGAGCTCATCCCTCAGCACCTCCTGAAGCCGTTCGACCAGAAGGAGCTGGAG TTGATCATAGGCGGCCTGGACAAGATCGACTTGAACGACTGGAAGTCGAACACGCGGCTCAAGCACTGCGTGGCCGACAGCAACATCGTGCGCTGGTTCTGGCAGGCGGTGGAGACCTTCGACGAGGAGCGGAGGGCCCGGCTCCTGCAGTTCGTCACGGGGTCCACGCGCGTGCCGCTCCAAGGCTTCAAGGCCTTGCAAG GTTCCACAGGCGCCGCAGGGCCCCGGCTGTTCACCATCCACCTGATAGACGCCAACACAGACAATCTTCCCAAAGCGCACACCTG CTTTAACCGGATCGACATCCCCCCGTACGAGTCCTACGAGAAGCTCTACGAGAAGCTGCTGACCGCGGTGGAGGAGACCTGTGGGTTTGCCGTGGAGTGA
- the SMURF1 gene encoding E3 ubiquitin-protein ligase SMURF1 isoform X3, translating into MSNPGTRRNGSSIKIRLTVLCAKNLAKKDFFRLPDPFAKIVVDGSGQCHSTDTVKNTLDPKWNQHYDLYVGKSDSITISVWNHKKIHKKQGAGFLGCVRLLSNAVSRLKDTGYQRLDLCKLNPSDTDAVRGQIVVSLQTRDRIGTGGSVVDCRGLLENEGTVYEDSGPGRPLSCFMEEPAPYTDGTGASGGGGNCRFVESPSQDQRLQAQRLRNPEVRGSLQTPQNRPHGHQSPELPEGYEQRTTVQGQVYFLHTQTGVSTWHDPRVPSPLGTIPGGDDAFLCEFLLQGHTAEPRDLNSVNCDELGPLPPGWEVRSTVSGRIYFVDHNNRTTQFTDPRLHHIMNHQCRLKEPSQPPPLPSEGSVEDEELPAQRYERDLVQKLKVLRHELSLQQPQAGHCRIEVSREEIFEESYRQIMKMRPKDLKKRLMVKFRGEEGLDYGGVAREWLYLLCHEMLNPYYGLFQYSTDNSYMLQINPDSSINPDHLSYFHFVGRIMGLAVFHGHYINGGFTVPFYKQLLGKPIQLSDLESVDPELHKSLVWILENDITPVLDHTFCVEHNAFGRLLQHELKPNGRNVPVTEENKKEYVRLYVNWRFMRGIEAQFLALQKGFSELIPQHLLKPFDQKELELIIGGLDKIDLNDWKSNTRLKHCVADSNIVRWFWQAVETFDEERRARLLQFVTGSTRVPLQGFKALQGSTGAAGPRLFTIHLIDANTDNLPKAHTCFNRIDIPPYESYEKLYEKLLTAVEETCGFAVE; encoded by the exons tgTTATGTGCCAAGAACCTTGCAAAGAAGGACTTCTTCC GGCTCCCGGACCCCTTCGCGAAGATCGTCGTGGACGGGTCTGGCCAGTGCCACTCAACCGACACCGTGAAAAACACGCTGGACCCAAAGTGGAACCAGCATTACGACCT GTACGTGGGGAAGTCGGACTCCATAACCATCAGCGTGTGGAACCACAAGAAGATTCACAAGAAGCAGGGCGCCGGCTTCCTGGGCTGCGTGCGCCTGCTCTCCAACGCCGTCAGCCGGCTCAAAGACACCGGAT ATCAGCGTTTGGATCTATGCAAACTAAACCCCTCGGATACTGACGCAGTTCGTGGCCAAATAGTGG TCAGCTTACAGACACGAGACAGGATAGGCACCGGCGGGTCCGTGGTAGACTGCAGGGGACTACTAGAAAATGAAGG AACCGTGTACGAAGACTCGGGGCCTGGGAGGCCGCTCAGCTGCTTCATGGAGGAGCCAGCCCCTTACACGGATGGCACTGGAGCCTCCGGCGGTGGCGGGAACTGCAGGTTCGTGGAATCCCCGAGTCAAGATCAGAGACTTCAGGCACAACGGCTGCGGAATCCTGAGGTCCGAGGATCGCTCCAAACGCCACAGAACCGACCCCACGGCCACCAGTCCCCGGAACTGCCCGAAGGCTACG AGCAAAGAACCACAGTCCAGGGCCAAGTGTACTTCCTGCACACACAGACCGGAGTCAGCACGTGGCACGACCCCCGGGTACCCAG TCCCTTGGGGACCATTCCTGGGGGAGATGACGCTTTTCTATGCGAGTTCCTTCTCCAAGGCCATACAGCTGAGCCCAG AGACCTCAACAGCGTGAACTGTGATGAGCTCGGCCCGCTGCCCCCCGGCTGGGAAGTCAGGAGCACGGTGTCGGGCAGGATCTACTTCGTCGACCACAATAACCGCACCACGCAGTTCACGGACCCGAGGCTGCACCACATCATGAA TCACCAGTGCCGGCTGAAGGAGCCCAGCCAGCCCCCGCCCTTGCCCAGCGAAGGCTCGGTGGAGGACGAGGAGCTGCCTGCCCAGAGGTACGAGCGCGACCTCGTCCAGAAGCTCAAAGTCCTCAGGCACGAGCTGTCGCTGCAGCAGCCGCAGGCCGGCCACTGCCGCATCGAAGTTTCCCGAGAAGAAATATTTGAG GAGTCTTACCGCCAGATAATGAAGATGCGCCCGAAGGACTTGAAGAAGCGGCTGATGGTGAAGTTCCGCGGGGAGGAGGGCCTGGACTACGGCGGCGTGGCGAG ggagtggctttacttgctgtgccatgaGATGCTGAACCCCTACTACGGGCTCTTCCAGTACTCCACGGACAACAGCTACATGCTGCAGATCAACCCCGACTCCTCCATCAACCCC GACCACCTGTCTTACTTCCACTTCGTGGGCCGGATCATGGGCCTGGCCGTGTTCCACGGGCACTACATCAACGGCGGCTTCACGGTGCCCTTCTACAAGCAGCTGCTGGGGAAGCCCATCCAGCTGTCGGACCTGGAGTCGGTGGACCCGGAGCTGCACAAGAGCCTGGTGTGGATCCT GGAGAACGACATCACGCCGGTGCTGGACCACACGTTCTGCGTGGAGCACAACGCTTTCGGGCGGCTCCTTCAGCATGAACTCAAGCCCAATGGCAGGAACGTGCCCGTCACGGAGGAGAACAAGAAAGAATACGTCCG GCTGTACGTGAACTGGAGGTTCATGCGCGGGATCGAGGCCCAGTTCCTGGCCCTGCAGAAGGGCTTCAGCGAGCTCATCCCTCAGCACCTCCTGAAGCCGTTCGACCAGAAGGAGCTGGAG TTGATCATAGGCGGCCTGGACAAGATCGACTTGAACGACTGGAAGTCGAACACGCGGCTCAAGCACTGCGTGGCCGACAGCAACATCGTGCGCTGGTTCTGGCAGGCGGTGGAGACCTTCGACGAGGAGCGGAGGGCCCGGCTCCTGCAGTTCGTCACGGGGTCCACGCGCGTGCCGCTCCAAGGCTTCAAGGCCTTGCAAG GTTCCACAGGCGCCGCAGGGCCCCGGCTGTTCACCATCCACCTGATAGACGCCAACACAGACAATCTTCCCAAAGCGCACACCTG CTTTAACCGGATCGACATCCCCCCGTACGAGTCCTACGAGAAGCTCTACGAGAAGCTGCTGACCGCGGTGGAGGAGACCTGTGGGTTTGCCGTGGAGTGA
- the SMURF1 gene encoding E3 ubiquitin-protein ligase SMURF1 isoform X2 translates to MSNPGTRRNGSSIKIRLTVLCAKNLAKKDFFRLPDPFAKIVVDGSGQCHSTDTVKNTLDPKWNQHYDLYVGKSDSITISVWNHKKIHKKQGAGFLGCVRLLSNAVSRLKDTGYQRLDLCKLNPSDTDAVRGQIVVSLQTRDRIGTGGSVVDCRGLLENEGTVYEDSGPGRPLSCFMEEPAPYTDGTGASGGGGNCRFVESPSQDQRLQAQRLRNPEVRGSLQTPQNRPHGHQSPELPEGYEQRTTVQGQVYFLHTQTGVSTWHDPRVPRDLNSVNCDELGPLPPGWEVRSTVSGRIYFVDHNNRTTQFTDPRLHHIMNHQCRLKEPSQPPPLPSEGSVEDEELPAQRYERDLVQKLKVLRHELSLQQPQAGHCRIEVSREEIFEESYRQIMKMRPKDLKKRLMVKFRGEEGLDYGGVAREWLYLLCHEMLNPYYGLFQYSTDNSYMLQINPDSSINPDHLSYFHFVGRIMGLAVFHGHYINGGFTVPFYKQLLGKPIQLSDLESVDPELHKSLVWILENDITPVLDHTFCVEHNAFGRLLQHELKPNGRNVPVTEENKKEYVRLYVNWRFMRGIEAQFLALQKGFSELIPQHLLKPFDQKELELIIGGLDKIDLNDWKSNTRLKHCVADSNIVRWFWQAVETFDEERRARLLQFVTGSTRVPLQGFKALQGAAGPRLFTIHLIDANTDNLPKAHTCFNRIDIPPYESYEKLYEKLLTAVEETCGFAVE, encoded by the exons tgTTATGTGCCAAGAACCTTGCAAAGAAGGACTTCTTCC GGCTCCCGGACCCCTTCGCGAAGATCGTCGTGGACGGGTCTGGCCAGTGCCACTCAACCGACACCGTGAAAAACACGCTGGACCCAAAGTGGAACCAGCATTACGACCT GTACGTGGGGAAGTCGGACTCCATAACCATCAGCGTGTGGAACCACAAGAAGATTCACAAGAAGCAGGGCGCCGGCTTCCTGGGCTGCGTGCGCCTGCTCTCCAACGCCGTCAGCCGGCTCAAAGACACCGGAT ATCAGCGTTTGGATCTATGCAAACTAAACCCCTCGGATACTGACGCAGTTCGTGGCCAAATAGTGG TCAGCTTACAGACACGAGACAGGATAGGCACCGGCGGGTCCGTGGTAGACTGCAGGGGACTACTAGAAAATGAAGG AACCGTGTACGAAGACTCGGGGCCTGGGAGGCCGCTCAGCTGCTTCATGGAGGAGCCAGCCCCTTACACGGATGGCACTGGAGCCTCCGGCGGTGGCGGGAACTGCAGGTTCGTGGAATCCCCGAGTCAAGATCAGAGACTTCAGGCACAACGGCTGCGGAATCCTGAGGTCCGAGGATCGCTCCAAACGCCACAGAACCGACCCCACGGCCACCAGTCCCCGGAACTGCCCGAAGGCTACG AGCAAAGAACCACAGTCCAGGGCCAAGTGTACTTCCTGCACACACAGACCGGAGTCAGCACGTGGCACGACCCCCGGGTACCCAG AGACCTCAACAGCGTGAACTGTGATGAGCTCGGCCCGCTGCCCCCCGGCTGGGAAGTCAGGAGCACGGTGTCGGGCAGGATCTACTTCGTCGACCACAATAACCGCACCACGCAGTTCACGGACCCGAGGCTGCACCACATCATGAA TCACCAGTGCCGGCTGAAGGAGCCCAGCCAGCCCCCGCCCTTGCCCAGCGAAGGCTCGGTGGAGGACGAGGAGCTGCCTGCCCAGAGGTACGAGCGCGACCTCGTCCAGAAGCTCAAAGTCCTCAGGCACGAGCTGTCGCTGCAGCAGCCGCAGGCCGGCCACTGCCGCATCGAAGTTTCCCGAGAAGAAATATTTGAG GAGTCTTACCGCCAGATAATGAAGATGCGCCCGAAGGACTTGAAGAAGCGGCTGATGGTGAAGTTCCGCGGGGAGGAGGGCCTGGACTACGGCGGCGTGGCGAG ggagtggctttacttgctgtgccatgaGATGCTGAACCCCTACTACGGGCTCTTCCAGTACTCCACGGACAACAGCTACATGCTGCAGATCAACCCCGACTCCTCCATCAACCCC GACCACCTGTCTTACTTCCACTTCGTGGGCCGGATCATGGGCCTGGCCGTGTTCCACGGGCACTACATCAACGGCGGCTTCACGGTGCCCTTCTACAAGCAGCTGCTGGGGAAGCCCATCCAGCTGTCGGACCTGGAGTCGGTGGACCCGGAGCTGCACAAGAGCCTGGTGTGGATCCT GGAGAACGACATCACGCCGGTGCTGGACCACACGTTCTGCGTGGAGCACAACGCTTTCGGGCGGCTCCTTCAGCATGAACTCAAGCCCAATGGCAGGAACGTGCCCGTCACGGAGGAGAACAAGAAAGAATACGTCCG GCTGTACGTGAACTGGAGGTTCATGCGCGGGATCGAGGCCCAGTTCCTGGCCCTGCAGAAGGGCTTCAGCGAGCTCATCCCTCAGCACCTCCTGAAGCCGTTCGACCAGAAGGAGCTGGAG TTGATCATAGGCGGCCTGGACAAGATCGACTTGAACGACTGGAAGTCGAACACGCGGCTCAAGCACTGCGTGGCCGACAGCAACATCGTGCGCTGGTTCTGGCAGGCGGTGGAGACCTTCGACGAGGAGCGGAGGGCCCGGCTCCTGCAGTTCGTCACGGGGTCCACGCGCGTGCCGCTCCAAGGCTTCAAGGCCTTGCAAG GCGCCGCAGGGCCCCGGCTGTTCACCATCCACCTGATAGACGCCAACACAGACAATCTTCCCAAAGCGCACACCTG CTTTAACCGGATCGACATCCCCCCGTACGAGTCCTACGAGAAGCTCTACGAGAAGCTGCTGACCGCGGTGGAGGAGACCTGTGGGTTTGCCGTGGAGTGA